The Xanthomonas fragariae genome has a segment encoding these proteins:
- a CDS encoding GH92 family glycosyl hydrolase, whose protein sequence is MATRRGFLQGAIAAALLGSGAPATGLARARAGNYALPADARTRADLTRHVDVFIGTGGHGHTFPGATLPFGMVQLSPDTHNAVWDACSGYHACDGSIMGFSHTHLSGTGIGDMLDFLLVPATGEVKLVPGALDAPDTGYRSRFDHSDEAGSPGYYRVRLKDSGVHAELTATARAGLHRYHFPKGKPAHVLLDLCHGMQDKPGIPTRITDAQLRVVDERTLTGGRRVYQWAQGRYIYFAMRLSRPFKHVQLYNEDQPVAAGTPSIDGTHLKAALHYPDASDAPLLIKVGISAVSADNALANLDAELPDFDFARVHAQAVATWEKELARVRIDSDDDAQRRIFYTGLYHSLLAPTLFSDVDGRYRGMDLQIHTAPKGYRNYSTYSLWDTYRAAHPLLTLVQPERVPDLVQCLVRGANECPDGVGIWPLQGVETGCMIGYHSAVVLAEAHAKGFTGIDYKAAWPAYRKRAMDDTTHGLAYYRKLGYIPADQVDEAVSRTLEYAYDDWACAHLAQAAGATDDARTLRERSRNYRNVFNRDSGFVQPRLEDGSWAKPFDPRGMGHLTQWRDFTESNAWQATFLNQHDLYGYMDLYGGRDGFVAKLDELFSTSSELPTDAPPDIDGLVGQYAHGNEPSHHVAYLFAYAGQPYKTQAMVRRLLREQYHDARNGLSGNEDCGQMSAWFVLSALGLYAVDPVSGNYILGSPLFKRAELDVGNGRTLRIVANDSSAQNVYVQSLKWNGKPINRSWMRHSDLAAGGTLEFSMGATPNLAFGANREDLPPSFS, encoded by the coding sequence ATGGCAACACGACGCGGTTTTCTCCAAGGCGCCATCGCAGCGGCACTTTTGGGTAGCGGTGCTCCAGCAACAGGACTTGCCCGCGCACGCGCAGGCAACTACGCACTCCCGGCCGATGCGCGCACCCGCGCCGACCTCACCCGCCACGTCGATGTCTTCATCGGCACCGGTGGCCACGGCCACACGTTCCCGGGCGCAACACTGCCATTCGGCATGGTGCAGCTGAGCCCGGACACTCACAACGCAGTGTGGGATGCATGCTCTGGCTACCACGCCTGCGACGGCTCGATCATGGGCTTCTCGCACACGCACCTGTCCGGCACCGGCATCGGCGACATGCTGGATTTCCTGCTGGTGCCCGCCACCGGCGAGGTGAAGCTGGTACCCGGCGCACTCGACGCACCGGACACCGGCTACCGCTCGCGCTTTGACCACAGCGATGAAGCCGGCTCACCCGGTTACTACCGCGTGCGGCTCAAGGACAGCGGCGTGCATGCCGAACTCACCGCCACCGCGCGCGCGGGCCTGCATCGCTACCACTTTCCCAAGGGCAAACCGGCGCACGTGCTGCTGGACCTGTGCCACGGCATGCAGGACAAACCCGGCATTCCCACCCGCATCACCGACGCACAACTGCGCGTGGTGGACGAGCGCACGCTCACCGGCGGTCGTCGCGTCTACCAATGGGCGCAGGGGCGCTACATCTACTTCGCCATGCGCCTGTCGCGGCCATTCAAACACGTGCAGCTGTACAACGAAGACCAACCAGTTGCGGCAGGCACACCCAGCATCGACGGCACCCATCTCAAGGCCGCACTGCATTACCCCGACGCATCCGATGCACCACTGCTGATCAAGGTCGGCATCTCCGCCGTCAGCGCCGACAACGCGCTGGCCAATCTGGATGCGGAACTACCCGACTTCGACTTTGCGCGCGTGCACGCGCAAGCCGTGGCCACATGGGAAAAAGAACTCGCACGCGTGCGCATCGACAGCGATGACGACGCGCAGCGCCGCATCTTCTACACCGGCCTGTATCACAGCCTGCTCGCGCCAACGCTCTTCAGCGACGTGGACGGCCGCTATCGCGGCATGGATCTGCAAATCCACACCGCACCCAAGGGCTATCGCAACTACAGCACCTATTCGCTGTGGGACACCTACCGCGCCGCGCATCCGCTGCTCACGCTGGTGCAGCCCGAGCGCGTACCGGACCTGGTGCAATGCCTGGTGCGTGGCGCCAACGAATGCCCGGACGGCGTGGGCATCTGGCCGCTGCAGGGTGTGGAAACCGGCTGCATGATCGGCTACCACTCGGCGGTGGTATTGGCCGAAGCGCATGCCAAGGGCTTCACCGGCATCGACTACAAAGCTGCATGGCCGGCCTACCGCAAGCGCGCGATGGACGACACCACCCACGGCCTGGCGTACTACCGCAAGCTCGGTTACATCCCCGCCGACCAGGTGGACGAAGCGGTCAGCCGCACGCTGGAATACGCCTACGACGACTGGGCCTGCGCGCATCTGGCGCAAGCCGCTGGCGCCACTGATGATGCACGCACATTGCGCGAGCGCTCGCGCAATTACCGCAACGTGTTCAATCGCGACAGCGGCTTCGTGCAGCCGCGTCTGGAAGACGGCAGCTGGGCGAAACCGTTCGACCCGCGCGGCATGGGCCACCTCACCCAATGGCGCGATTTCACCGAATCCAACGCCTGGCAGGCCACCTTCCTCAACCAGCACGATCTGTACGGCTACATGGATCTATACGGCGGCCGCGATGGCTTCGTCGCCAAGCTCGACGAACTGTTTTCCACCAGTTCCGAGCTGCCCACCGATGCGCCACCGGATATCGATGGCCTGGTCGGCCAGTACGCGCACGGCAACGAGCCCAGCCATCACGTGGCCTATCTGTTCGCCTACGCCGGGCAGCCGTACAAGACCCAGGCGATGGTGCGCCGCTTGCTGCGCGAGCAGTACCACGACGCGCGCAACGGTTTGTCCGGCAATGAAGATTGCGGGCAGATGAGCGCCTGGTTCGTGCTCAGTGCGCTGGGGCTGTACGCGGTGGACCCGGTCAGCGGCAACTACATCCTCGGCAGCCCGCTATTCAAACGTGCCGAGCTGGATGTCGGCAACGGCCGCACGCTGCGCATCGTTGCCAACGACAGCAGCGCGCAGAATGTGTATGTGCAATCGCTGAAGTGGAACGGCAAACCGATCAACCGCAGCTGGATGCGGCATTCAGATCTGGCAGCTGGCGGCACGCTGGAATTCAGCATGGGCGCGACGCCGAACCTGGCCTTCGGTGCGAACAGAGAGGACCTGCCACCGTCGTTCAGTTGA
- a CDS encoding glycoside hydrolase family 125 protein produces MHTRRDILQLLGASAGASLLAGALPAFAATPVAGASTAGGAFVSKRPPKAQRRFVSKAVEQQIAQIKAHIAAPELAWLFENCYPNTLDTTVETGTRNGKPDTFVITGDIHAMWLRDSSAQVHAYLPLARRDPALRRMFHGLIQRQAACIRLDPYANAFLPDGQTQRLKWSLNDITEMKPGVGERKWEVDSLCYPIRIAHAYWRATGDSAPFDDDWRAAMHVVVKTFREQQRKDHRGPYAFQRPSPLATETLVLEGYGQPTRPNGMIHSMFRPSDDACVYPLLVPANLFAVTSLRQLATMSTQLHRDTDLAAGCTALADEVEAATRTFGQQRDADGQAYWAFEVDGYGNQLFIDDANAPGLLSLAYLGCCDRADPVFLRTRQLAWSERNPYFSRGTAAEGVGSPHSGMGTIWPMSIIQYALVSDDEAQLRQCLQWLKTTHAGTGFMHESFHKDNPSTFTRDWFAWANSLFGELIIDLHQRKPQLLRSA; encoded by the coding sequence ATGCATACCCGCCGCGACATCCTTCAGTTGCTCGGCGCCAGCGCGGGCGCCAGCTTGCTGGCCGGTGCGCTGCCCGCCTTCGCCGCCACGCCCGTCGCCGGTGCCTCCACGGCCGGCGGCGCGTTCGTCAGCAAGCGCCCGCCCAAGGCGCAGCGCCGGTTCGTCAGCAAGGCGGTCGAGCAGCAGATCGCGCAGATCAAAGCGCACATTGCCGCGCCGGAGCTGGCCTGGCTGTTCGAGAACTGCTACCCCAACACGCTCGACACCACGGTGGAAACCGGCACCCGCAACGGCAAGCCGGACACCTTCGTCATCACCGGCGACATCCATGCGATGTGGCTGCGCGATTCCTCCGCGCAGGTGCATGCATACCTGCCGCTGGCCAGGCGCGACCCCGCGTTGCGGCGCATGTTCCATGGCCTGATCCAGCGCCAGGCGGCCTGCATCCGGCTCGACCCGTACGCCAACGCCTTCCTGCCCGATGGCCAGACCCAGCGCCTGAAGTGGTCGCTCAACGACATCACCGAAATGAAACCCGGCGTAGGCGAGCGCAAGTGGGAAGTGGATTCGCTGTGTTATCCCATCCGCATCGCGCACGCATACTGGCGCGCCACCGGCGACAGCGCACCGTTCGACGACGACTGGCGCGCGGCCATGCATGTGGTGGTCAAAACCTTCCGCGAGCAGCAGCGCAAGGACCATCGCGGCCCATACGCGTTCCAACGCCCCTCGCCGCTGGCCACCGAAACGCTGGTGCTGGAAGGCTATGGCCAGCCGACCAGGCCCAACGGCATGATCCACTCGATGTTCCGCCCGTCCGACGATGCCTGCGTGTATCCGTTATTGGTGCCGGCCAATCTGTTCGCGGTGACATCGCTGCGTCAGCTGGCGACGATGAGCACGCAGCTGCATCGCGATACCGACTTGGCCGCCGGCTGCACCGCGCTGGCCGACGAGGTGGAAGCGGCCACGCGCACGTTCGGCCAGCAACGCGATGCCGATGGGCAAGCGTATTGGGCATTCGAAGTGGACGGTTATGGCAACCAGTTGTTTATCGACGACGCCAACGCCCCCGGCCTGCTCAGCCTGGCCTATCTGGGCTGTTGCGATCGCGCCGACCCGGTGTTCCTGCGCACCCGTCAACTGGCCTGGAGCGAACGCAACCCGTATTTCTCGCGCGGCACTGCGGCCGAAGGCGTCGGCAGCCCGCACAGCGGCATGGGCACGATCTGGCCGATGTCGATCATCCAATACGCGCTGGTCAGCGACGACGAGGCACAACTGCGCCAATGCCTGCAATGGCTGAAAACCACGCATGCCGGCACCGGCTTCATGCATGAGTCCTTCCATAAGGACAACCCGAGCACCTTCACCCGCGACTGGTTCGCCTGGGCCAACAGCTTGTTCGGCGAACTGATCATCGACCTGCACCAACGCAAACCCCAGCTACTGCGCAGCGCCTGA
- the xopAU gene encoding serine/threonine protein kinase — translation MKKISDTSQAFRLGMQAQADQAQTSMDRVPEHQHVAERAQDHPLNLLKKRLRKTAESSNEDPSLHICVPTTNGRLNRFISRSFPNSSSAPTTPGSGFSGRPTGYPGFPTLASLLDPPTPGSHSPPSDLSHASDILRNERQRTRDLRYVQQDVVLSLRTVRSLAANSQRPEVIERLSTMKPGALEIENGFLPVRLEEAHDSDPRTLQGMRPIGSGASGSAYAVRLAEDFWRAGENCGRDFVFKAMLCSDPRKPIPCDLYTSHLRDISNPKELVSLEKSKIYKEYQMTVSLDAGSRVMRAYGLVQIDNVFGILLEKIKGITVGNIIARAGPALEQGRITASDYLAVGRQLMADVLIAVSCCEDMGIVHQDISHNNVMYDEPGKMFRLIDMGLGGEEGDAPRAGTPGYIDMSSPASHARDVYSVAQLLVYFLKNPDYQMGYIGIFNETSEEKFPFMDALKENLPSKSKGEVIRFLNRMISMDANGRARAEDLLLDPFINDPTTPLRNHVHATYKKLT, via the coding sequence ATGAAAAAGATCTCCGACACGTCCCAAGCTTTTCGACTCGGCATGCAAGCGCAGGCCGATCAGGCCCAGACCTCAATGGATCGGGTGCCTGAGCACCAGCACGTCGCCGAACGCGCCCAGGATCACCCGCTCAACCTGCTGAAAAAAAGACTCCGCAAAACCGCAGAGTCCTCCAACGAAGACCCGAGCTTGCATATCTGTGTTCCAACCACTAATGGGCGCTTGAACCGCTTCATTTCGCGCTCGTTTCCCAACAGCAGCAGCGCGCCAACGACACCGGGCTCCGGATTCAGCGGCAGGCCGACCGGGTACCCAGGTTTCCCGACGCTGGCGTCCCTGCTCGATCCACCCACACCGGGGTCTCACTCTCCGCCGTCGGATCTGTCGCATGCTTCAGACATCTTGCGAAACGAAAGGCAGCGGACGCGGGACCTGCGTTACGTTCAACAGGACGTCGTGCTCAGTCTTCGCACAGTAAGGTCTCTGGCCGCCAATTCTCAGCGTCCAGAAGTGATCGAAAGACTGTCGACAATGAAACCTGGTGCGCTGGAAATCGAGAACGGCTTCCTCCCTGTGCGGTTGGAGGAAGCCCACGACAGCGATCCTCGAACCCTTCAGGGCATGCGGCCGATCGGCAGTGGCGCTTCCGGGTCGGCCTATGCTGTCCGGCTGGCTGAAGATTTCTGGCGTGCTGGAGAAAATTGCGGGCGGGACTTCGTCTTCAAAGCAATGTTGTGCTCGGATCCCCGAAAGCCGATTCCATGCGACTTGTATACCTCGCACCTGCGGGATATATCGAATCCAAAGGAACTGGTCTCGTTGGAAAAATCCAAGATATACAAGGAATATCAGATGACCGTGTCGCTGGATGCGGGGTCTCGGGTCATGCGCGCGTACGGTCTAGTGCAGATCGATAATGTATTCGGAATACTTCTGGAAAAAATCAAAGGAATCACTGTCGGCAACATTATTGCTCGCGCAGGCCCGGCATTGGAGCAAGGGAGGATCACTGCGTCAGACTATCTCGCCGTGGGACGGCAACTGATGGCCGATGTTCTGATCGCTGTCTCATGCTGTGAAGACATGGGAATCGTGCACCAGGACATTTCGCACAACAACGTCATGTACGACGAACCCGGAAAAATGTTCCGGCTGATCGATATGGGGCTGGGTGGAGAGGAGGGAGACGCCCCTCGTGCCGGCACGCCAGGATATATCGATATGTCTTCACCAGCGAGCCATGCGCGGGATGTCTACAGCGTGGCCCAGCTCCTCGTGTATTTTTTGAAAAATCCCGATTACCAGATGGGCTATATCGGGATTTTCAATGAAACGTCGGAAGAGAAATTCCCGTTCATGGACGCGTTGAAAGAAAATCTGCCATCCAAAAGCAAAGGAGAAGTCATCCGCTTTCTCAATCGCATGATTTCCATGGATGCGAATGGTCGTGCCAGGGCGGAAGATTTGCTGCTGGACCCGTTTATCAATGACCCGACGACTCCGCTACGGAATCATGTCCATGCAACCTATAAAAAATTGACTTGA
- the xopK gene encoding type III secretion system effector XopK, with translation MRIEQHARSSATPFKSSTSEAPVSTKDMPVADGWPMGLEKLKRKPLQRKPGSDHASKRQTGENVMAEIQEVEAAYDAFVVAKYLADPLHGTADKTAELIAEVPTPGEPEHSPEAEQPAYPNEHTPAHHMAVPAHHQAQPTAQPGHPQDLHLIEPAPHASILHTLAEEGAPPGAADLAMSLSISGAMLPLSGLAIYAAYKETREVAEQRGALRQRELWLRSEKKSVQSALASGPLAHAAGAQIHALSEAIDTVAYQRQRNARDGAIAATSMASASVIFTKAASELGIQGGLAIGGKSANAVGLIAHSTAAAGAASAAGIAGTFVLAPVASVAATALGGTFLHQSRKEKARVVADAARVEHFLQQLEPGDLSPGAQCYQHFLSTKLSQRSGFAGSFNSWNKGFVVGGATYTASTLTKAGVGTAVLLGAASVTGPVGTGLVVGAGLLGAVTMGVGSHQFLLAHSKQKRYRNYDSADLPNVDRALLSVADLLPPTAASVAAAQEESNLHGTPRLSHSAQETASDTGVTSGAGGQPASDDVMPDSTEDAVAAQSVAANQASPAANDASAAAEPAAAVPQHGFELRSALYACIDGQEKAREVLLQSCAEDMKKHYRAVPRSTDQSTAVGQPAQQASFKKRAKAALFAGATYGRAVLSGKPRVAGEKAARSYAKHTDTLTETALSQWLQTPGSIKPQIAYMQCCLELQKKYLHSKLGARLELPAVDAASGPTHDTEATNTTAEHAQARLSTQLREARERNEFQLRSVNLMLEELGMAEEELGSSDARKNERAKNRMQGLQQRLIRVLTANAIVPQPGSAGFAHFCMKQARQHTTDVRGTLLATEMQAARIREGSSRGATSL, from the coding sequence ATGCGCATCGAGCAGCACGCACGCAGTTCTGCCACCCCGTTCAAGTCATCTACCTCCGAGGCGCCTGTCTCGACAAAAGATATGCCGGTCGCCGATGGCTGGCCCATGGGTTTGGAAAAATTAAAGAGAAAGCCGCTTCAAAGAAAGCCCGGCTCCGACCACGCATCCAAGCGGCAGACCGGCGAAAATGTCATGGCCGAAATCCAGGAAGTCGAGGCAGCTTACGATGCTTTCGTCGTCGCCAAGTATCTTGCCGATCCATTGCATGGCACTGCAGACAAGACAGCCGAACTGATCGCTGAAGTACCCACGCCGGGCGAACCGGAACATTCCCCGGAGGCCGAGCAACCTGCCTATCCGAACGAGCACACGCCTGCCCACCATATGGCGGTGCCGGCACATCATCAGGCTCAGCCAACTGCGCAGCCGGGGCATCCCCAGGATCTGCATCTGATCGAGCCTGCGCCGCACGCGAGCATCCTGCACACTCTGGCTGAAGAAGGTGCGCCGCCAGGCGCTGCCGATCTGGCAATGAGTTTGAGTATCAGTGGTGCGATGTTGCCGCTATCGGGCCTTGCGATCTACGCCGCCTATAAGGAAACCCGCGAGGTGGCCGAACAACGCGGTGCCTTGCGGCAGCGCGAACTTTGGTTACGGTCGGAAAAGAAGTCGGTGCAATCTGCGCTGGCGAGCGGTCCGCTCGCACATGCAGCGGGTGCTCAGATCCATGCCTTGAGCGAGGCGATCGATACGGTCGCTTATCAACGACAGCGCAATGCACGCGATGGCGCCATTGCGGCGACCTCGATGGCGTCCGCCAGCGTGATCTTCACCAAAGCCGCCAGCGAGCTCGGCATCCAGGGCGGGTTGGCAATCGGCGGCAAGAGCGCAAATGCGGTTGGCTTGATCGCCCACAGTACTGCTGCAGCAGGCGCTGCGTCTGCGGCCGGTATTGCCGGCACATTCGTATTGGCTCCGGTGGCAAGCGTCGCGGCCACCGCACTGGGCGGTACCTTTCTGCACCAGTCGCGCAAAGAGAAAGCGCGCGTCGTGGCCGATGCGGCGCGCGTCGAACACTTTTTGCAACAGCTGGAGCCAGGCGATCTCAGCCCAGGCGCACAATGCTACCAGCACTTTTTGAGCACCAAGCTGAGCCAGCGCAGCGGCTTCGCTGGCAGCTTCAACAGCTGGAACAAGGGCTTTGTCGTCGGCGGCGCTACCTATACGGCGAGTACCTTGACCAAAGCCGGCGTCGGCACCGCCGTGTTGCTTGGTGCAGCCAGCGTGACCGGGCCGGTGGGCACTGGATTGGTTGTCGGTGCGGGGCTGCTGGGCGCGGTCACGATGGGTGTTGGCAGCCATCAATTCTTGCTGGCGCACAGCAAGCAGAAACGCTATCGCAACTACGACAGCGCGGATTTGCCCAACGTAGACCGCGCATTGCTTAGCGTTGCCGACCTGCTGCCCCCTACCGCGGCGAGCGTTGCGGCGGCACAGGAAGAGTCGAACCTGCATGGCACACCGCGCCTCAGTCACAGTGCCCAGGAAACAGCGTCGGACACAGGCGTAACCAGCGGCGCTGGCGGTCAGCCGGCGTCTGACGATGTCATGCCCGACTCAACCGAAGACGCGGTGGCTGCCCAATCGGTAGCGGCGAACCAGGCATCGCCTGCAGCCAACGACGCGTCAGCCGCTGCGGAGCCGGCCGCGGCCGTTCCCCAGCATGGATTCGAACTGCGCAGCGCGCTGTACGCCTGTATCGACGGTCAGGAAAAAGCGCGGGAAGTTCTCTTGCAGAGCTGCGCCGAGGACATGAAAAAACACTATCGTGCCGTGCCTCGCTCTACCGACCAGAGCACGGCAGTTGGTCAACCTGCTCAACAGGCCTCGTTCAAGAAGCGGGCCAAGGCAGCGCTTTTTGCAGGGGCGACCTATGGGCGCGCCGTGCTGAGCGGCAAACCCCGTGTCGCCGGCGAGAAAGCCGCGCGAAGCTACGCAAAACATACCGATACGTTGACCGAAACGGCACTGAGCCAGTGGCTGCAAACGCCCGGCTCGATCAAGCCGCAGATCGCTTACATGCAATGTTGCCTTGAGTTACAAAAGAAATATCTCCACTCCAAACTGGGCGCGCGGCTGGAACTGCCGGCGGTGGATGCTGCTAGTGGTCCGACCCACGACACAGAGGCCACCAACACCACGGCCGAGCACGCACAGGCACGGCTGAGCACGCAATTGCGTGAAGCGCGTGAGCGCAATGAATTCCAGCTGCGATCTGTCAACCTGATGTTGGAAGAGTTGGGCATGGCAGAGGAAGAGCTGGGCAGTTCGGATGCGAGAAAAAACGAGCGTGCAAAAAACAGGATGCAAGGGCTGCAACAGCGACTGATCCGTGTGTTGACCGCCAATGCCATCGTGCCGCAGCCGGGCAGCGCGGGCTTCGCGCATTTCTGCATGAAACAGGCTCGCCAGCACACCACGGATGTGCGCGGCACGTTGCTGGCAACCGAAATGCAGGCAGCACGCATCCGCGAAGGTTCCAGTAGGGGCGCAACGTCCTTGTAG
- the xopAF gene encoding XopAF/AvrXv3 family type III secretion system effector, protein MFPFIEVDDADAAHGHAFKIENSTTVKVAGFNYTEPNDAHTTHLYSTGTSRPNMPVMTDGMGACIAVACAAERIDPMSGRRTKGAKARVFHVYPFAQQDLVPAEVLKSIQRYVDKTRQEGLTLRVAMHGGLPNNTSSSDTAEALRQLFDRKQVRIELDQTCDNRPGDTPLGAVIRDDHSVHFITQLIAD, encoded by the coding sequence GTGTTTCCTTTTATCGAGGTTGACGACGCCGATGCAGCGCACGGCCATGCGTTCAAGATCGAAAATTCGACAACTGTCAAAGTGGCAGGTTTCAACTACACCGAGCCAAACGACGCGCATACCACCCATCTCTATAGCACTGGGACCAGCCGGCCCAATATGCCTGTGATGACCGATGGCATGGGCGCATGTATTGCCGTTGCATGTGCGGCCGAACGCATCGACCCGATGAGTGGGAGGCGCACTAAAGGGGCCAAGGCACGCGTGTTTCATGTCTATCCGTTTGCTCAACAGGATCTGGTACCGGCCGAAGTCCTGAAGTCCATCCAACGCTATGTGGACAAGACCAGGCAGGAGGGGCTGACACTGCGGGTTGCCATGCACGGCGGCTTGCCGAATAACACATCTTCGTCAGACACGGCGGAGGCATTGCGTCAGCTGTTCGACAGAAAGCAGGTGCGTATAGAACTAGACCAAACCTGCGACAACCGCCCCGGGGATACACCGCTTGGCGCCGTCATCCGTGACGATCACTCGGTGCACTTCATCACCCAGCTCATAGCTGATTAA
- a CDS encoding glycoside hydrolase family 35 protein, with product MLRTTLRPLVVALAFALPVTAASAAAESWPSFGTQGTQFVRDGKPYQIISGAIHFQRIPRQYWKDRLQKARALGLNTVETYVFWNLVEPQQGRFDFTANNDIAAFVREAAAQGLNVILRPGPYTCAEWEAGGYPAWLFGKDNIRVRSRDPRFLAASQTYLDAVARQVHPLLNHNGGPIIAVQVENEYGSYDDDHAYMADNRAMYVEAGFDDALLFTSDGADMLANGTLPDTLAVVNFAPGEAKSAFDKLIKFRPDQPRMAGEYWAGWFDHWGKPHASTDARQQTEELEWILRQGHSANLYMFIGGTSFGFMNGANFQGNPGDHYAPQTTSYDYDAILDEAGHPTPKFALMRDAITRVTGVQPPALPMPIATVALPEIPLRESASLWDNLPAPIAIDTPQPMEHFGQDYGYILYRTTVTGPRKGTLYLGEVRDVGRVYLDKNPVGSVERRLQQVSTHVDIPAGQHTLEVLVENSGRINYGPRMADGRAGLVDPVLLDNQQLTGWQAFPLPMRSTGSLRGWTSNSVQGPAFHRGTLRIGIPADTYLDMRAFGKGVTWANGVNLGRHWSIGPQRALYFPAPFQRKGDNAVVVFDLDSTPKPSVRGLNQQVWIAPKE from the coding sequence ATGTTGCGCACCACCCTTCGCCCCCTCGTTGTGGCCCTCGCGTTCGCGCTTCCTGTCACCGCTGCGTCTGCCGCCGCCGAGAGCTGGCCAAGCTTCGGCACGCAAGGCACGCAGTTCGTGCGCGATGGCAAGCCGTACCAGATCATCTCCGGCGCCATCCATTTCCAGCGTATTCCGCGCCAGTACTGGAAGGACCGCCTGCAGAAGGCACGCGCACTCGGCTTGAACACCGTGGAGACCTACGTGTTCTGGAATCTGGTCGAACCACAACAAGGTCGCTTCGATTTCACCGCCAACAACGACATCGCCGCGTTCGTGCGCGAAGCCGCCGCGCAAGGCCTCAACGTGATCCTGCGGCCCGGCCCGTACACGTGCGCCGAGTGGGAAGCCGGCGGCTACCCCGCATGGTTGTTCGGCAAGGACAACATCCGCGTCCGCAGCCGCGACCCGCGCTTTCTCGCTGCCAGCCAGACGTATCTGGATGCGGTGGCCAGGCAGGTGCATCCGCTGCTCAACCACAACGGCGGGCCGATCATCGCCGTACAGGTCGAGAACGAATACGGCTCCTACGACGACGACCACGCCTACATGGCCGACAACCGCGCCATGTACGTCGAAGCCGGCTTCGACGACGCGCTGCTGTTCACTTCCGATGGCGCCGACATGCTCGCCAACGGCACCTTGCCAGATACCTTGGCGGTGGTGAATTTTGCGCCAGGCGAAGCCAAGAGCGCATTCGACAAACTGATCAAGTTCCGCCCCGATCAACCGCGCATGGCCGGCGAATACTGGGCCGGCTGGTTCGACCACTGGGGCAAGCCGCACGCCAGCACCGATGCCAGGCAACAGACCGAAGAACTGGAGTGGATCCTGCGCCAGGGCCACTCCGCCAACCTCTACATGTTCATCGGCGGCACCAGTTTCGGCTTCATGAATGGCGCCAATTTCCAGGGTAATCCCGGCGACCATTACGCACCGCAGACCACCAGCTACGACTACGACGCCATCCTCGACGAAGCCGGTCATCCCACCCCGAAATTCGCACTGATGCGCGACGCCATCACCCGCGTCACCGGCGTGCAACCGCCCGCGTTGCCGATGCCGATCGCCACGGTCGCCCTGCCGGAAATACCGTTGCGCGAATCCGCGTCGCTATGGGACAACCTGCCCGCGCCGATCGCCATCGACACCCCGCAACCGATGGAGCACTTCGGCCAGGATTACGGCTACATCCTCTACCGCACCACCGTCACCGGCCCGCGCAAGGGCACACTTTATCTGGGCGAAGTGCGCGATGTCGGGCGCGTGTATCTCGACAAAAACCCGGTGGGTAGCGTCGAACGTCGGCTGCAGCAAGTCTCCACCCACGTGGATATTCCGGCCGGCCAACACACGCTCGAGGTGCTGGTCGAAAACAGCGGCCGCATCAACTACGGCCCGCGCATGGCCGATGGCCGCGCCGGCCTGGTCGACCCGGTACTGTTGGACAACCAGCAACTCACCGGTTGGCAGGCCTTCCCGCTCCCGATGCGCTCTACCGGCAGCCTGCGTGGCTGGACCAGCAACAGCGTCCAAGGCCCGGCCTTCCACCGCGGCACCCTGCGCATCGGCATCCCGGCCGACACCTACCTGGACATGCGCGCGTTCGGCAAGGGCGTGACCTGGGCCAACGGCGTCAACCTCGGCCGCCACTGGAGCATCGGCCCGCAGCGTGCGCTGTACTTCCCCGCCCCGTTCCAGCGCAAGGGCGACAACGCCGTGGTGGTGTTCGACCTGGACAGCACCCCCAAGCCCAGCGTGCGCGGTCTGAACCAGCAAGTGTGGATCGCGCCGAAGGAGTAA